A region of Plantactinospora sp. BC1 DNA encodes the following proteins:
- a CDS encoding phosphatidylserine/phosphatidylglycerophosphate/cardiolipin synthase family protein, whose protein sequence is MRIRKFSPRLAARSALVFIVAAGTLPVLGAGPASAAEPDPTMNDAVFNRPTGSAAQQNAIFMQLARIIDRVPAGGEIQMSWFGFGVTDVTDSETTPDLPGRLLNAHRRGVRVKIILDHEQVSQRPYQRLLPVLGSNDTAGSYIVHCADKFPSADRGCIGTRRIDYTDSSVTAYNHNKFLTASSIVLNNGSTVSNVVFQGSANLGWWDANEAYNNGLTFSDATTYQAYRQYFADLRSYRYNSAGNNNYYWGTPTGTTYRAYFFPRRERSGQPVSDPATDTVVSVLDSVASCSYDDNGTRRQTDVRVNMFSFNRPEVAKKLTALRNAGCWVDVVYSEANAGVLNALGSNVQLTQCNYNVGPGRDIRTHNKYMIIDGAYDDDIVPRVFTGSHNYNVSALRQADEAMLRVMGRGIHDDYLSDFWHVRDTCRANGGAIR, encoded by the coding sequence GGCCAGCGCCGCCGAGCCGGACCCGACGATGAACGACGCCGTCTTCAACCGGCCGACCGGCTCGGCCGCCCAGCAGAACGCGATCTTCATGCAGCTCGCCCGGATCATCGACCGGGTACCGGCCGGCGGCGAGATCCAGATGTCCTGGTTCGGCTTCGGCGTCACCGACGTCACCGACTCGGAGACCACCCCCGACCTGCCCGGACGCCTGCTGAACGCGCACCGGCGCGGGGTCCGGGTCAAAATCATCCTCGACCACGAGCAGGTGAGCCAGCGGCCGTACCAGCGGCTGCTGCCGGTGCTCGGCAGCAACGACACCGCCGGGTCGTACATCGTGCACTGCGCCGACAAGTTCCCGAGCGCCGACCGGGGCTGCATCGGCACCCGGCGGATCGACTACACCGACTCGTCGGTCACCGCCTACAACCACAACAAGTTCCTGACCGCGTCGAGCATCGTGCTCAACAACGGTTCCACGGTGTCCAACGTGGTCTTCCAGGGCTCGGCGAACCTCGGCTGGTGGGACGCGAACGAGGCGTACAACAACGGGCTCACCTTCAGCGACGCCACGACGTACCAGGCGTACCGGCAGTACTTCGCGGACCTGCGGTCGTACCGCTACAACTCGGCCGGGAACAACAACTACTACTGGGGCACCCCGACCGGCACCACGTACCGGGCGTACTTCTTCCCCCGGCGGGAGCGCTCCGGGCAGCCGGTCAGCGACCCGGCCACCGACACCGTCGTCAGCGTCCTCGACTCGGTCGCCTCCTGCTCCTACGACGACAACGGCACCCGCCGGCAGACCGACGTACGGGTCAACATGTTCTCGTTCAACCGACCCGAGGTGGCCAAGAAGCTCACCGCGCTGCGCAACGCCGGCTGCTGGGTCGACGTCGTCTACAGCGAGGCGAACGCCGGGGTGCTGAACGCGCTCGGCAGCAACGTCCAGCTCACCCAGTGCAACTACAACGTCGGGCCGGGCCGGGACATCCGGACGCACAACAAATACATGATCATCGACGGTGCGTACGACGACGACATCGTGCCCCGGGTCTTCACCGGCAGCCACAACTACAACGTCTCCGCGCTGCGCCAGGCCGACGAGGCGATGCTGCGGGTGATGGGCCGGGGCATCCACGACGACTACCTCAGCGACTTCTGGCACGTCCGGGACACCTGCCGGGCCAACGGCGGCGCGATCCGCTGA